The following proteins are co-located in the Candidatus Binataceae bacterium genome:
- a CDS encoding glycosyltransferase family 2 protein, giving the protein MSVVIAARDAAATLNACLDGASAQAGADCEIIVVDDCSRDGTAAIAERSEVKLIRLREHRGVAAARNAGARAARAPVLLFLDADVVPARDLFKAGLATMAERDADAVIGSYDDEPAVDSVVSRFKNLAHHYFHQNSDGITTTFWGACGFIRRDVFLDAGGFDETRFVLPSIEDVELGARVAERGAKIFIHPALHVTHLKRWTLANLLVVDITRRAIPWAILGLEHGKLPGNLNFSWEQRLAGMVAVAAFAALLWLLFNLGSALCWIAMAILVLVAIALNRGLYSLFLEKGGLKLAVCGFLLQQLYYLYSLSGLVAGVIIYMVRRKPTPAPSR; this is encoded by the coding sequence TTGAGCGTAGTAATCGCCGCGCGCGACGCGGCGGCCACGCTCAACGCGTGTCTCGATGGCGCTTCGGCGCAGGCCGGTGCGGATTGCGAGATAATCGTGGTCGACGACTGCTCGCGCGATGGAACTGCGGCAATCGCGGAACGAAGCGAAGTGAAGTTGATTCGCCTGCGGGAGCATCGCGGTGTCGCCGCGGCGCGCAACGCGGGCGCCCGGGCCGCGCGCGCACCAGTCCTGCTGTTTCTCGATGCCGACGTTGTTCCTGCTCGCGATTTGTTCAAAGCCGGCCTGGCGACAATGGCAGAGCGCGATGCCGACGCGGTGATCGGGTCGTATGACGACGAACCGGCGGTTGACTCAGTCGTGAGCCGGTTCAAGAATCTTGCGCATCACTACTTTCACCAGAACTCGGATGGAATAACGACGACGTTCTGGGGTGCGTGCGGATTTATTCGCCGCGACGTCTTTCTCGATGCCGGCGGTTTCGACGAGACTCGCTTCGTTCTTCCGTCGATCGAGGACGTGGAGCTCGGAGCGCGCGTCGCGGAGCGGGGGGCAAAAATATTCATTCACCCAGCGCTCCACGTCACGCATCTGAAGCGATGGACGCTCGCCAATCTGCTCGTAGTTGATATTACGCGGCGCGCCATACCCTGGGCGATACTGGGGCTCGAGCACGGCAAGCTTCCCGGCAATTTGAATTTTTCGTGGGAGCAGCGTCTCGCGGGGATGGTCGCGGTCGCAGCGTTTGCGGCATTACTTTGGCTGTTATTCAATCTGGGCTCGGCGCTTTGCTGGATAGCTATGGCTATACTGGTGCTGGTTGCGATTGCGCTGAATCGGGGATTGTATAGTTTATTTCTTGAAAAAGGCGGATTGAAATTAGCGGTCTGCGGTTTTCTGCTGCAACAACTTTATTACCTTTACTCATTGAGCGGGCTCGTTGCCGGTGTGATAATTTACATGGTTCGCCGCAAGCCTACACCTGCCCCTTCGCGCTAA
- a CDS encoding glycosyltransferase family 1 protein translates to MSRAVVEQYRDELEVRANRSNRPLRIGVDVTCWNLRRGFGRHTRGLISALTELDNRNRYIFFVDRDSAPDLASQHETRIVSSSRSVRNGARKIADLVRASWTISREPLDVMLFPAIYSFVPVFSRAKVMIVLHDATAEMLPNLALHDRVARVLWNTKVAIGKWTADSLIAVSEYARKQLTEYLNVPPERIAIVGEAPASVFRHIQGLQVNYERLAALGVMPERKVIVHLGGFSPHKNLLYLVHEFDGLIGDSAYADIDLLLVGDTHPDAFHVSYEELVEEVRKRALTNRVRFTGFVPDEVLVDLLNIAAVTVMPSLNEGFGLPAVEAAACGCPVIATLASPLPAILGAGALYIDPRQDGALREALARMLSSPELRGKTGEAGRAAATKLSWKTEASKLINAIEALANQ, encoded by the coding sequence ATGTCTCGGGCTGTTGTCGAGCAATATCGCGACGAGTTGGAAGTACGCGCGAATCGATCGAATCGTCCGCTCCGAATAGGAGTTGACGTAACCTGCTGGAATCTACGCCGCGGCTTCGGACGGCATACTCGGGGTCTTATCTCGGCGCTGACTGAACTCGACAATCGCAACCGATATATCTTCTTCGTTGATCGCGATTCAGCACCGGACTTGGCGTCGCAGCATGAGACTCGGATCGTTTCGAGTTCTCGTTCGGTTCGCAACGGTGCACGAAAAATAGCCGACCTCGTTCGCGCATCGTGGACTATTTCGCGCGAGCCGCTCGACGTGATGCTCTTTCCGGCGATCTACAGCTTCGTTCCAGTATTCTCACGCGCCAAAGTGATGATCGTCCTGCATGACGCTACGGCGGAGATGCTGCCTAATCTTGCGCTGCACGATCGCGTGGCGCGCGTGTTGTGGAATACCAAGGTCGCGATCGGTAAGTGGACGGCCGACTCTCTGATCGCCGTATCAGAATATGCTCGCAAGCAGCTGACCGAGTATCTGAATGTTCCACCCGAGCGCATCGCGATAGTCGGCGAAGCACCGGCATCGGTGTTTCGTCATATCCAAGGCTTGCAGGTGAACTATGAAAGGCTCGCCGCGTTGGGAGTCATGCCCGAACGGAAAGTGATAGTACATCTCGGAGGATTCAGTCCGCATAAAAATCTTCTCTATCTGGTCCACGAGTTTGATGGGCTGATTGGAGATTCGGCTTACGCCGATATCGATCTGCTACTGGTCGGAGATACTCACCCGGATGCATTTCACGTCAGCTATGAAGAGCTGGTCGAGGAAGTAAGAAAACGCGCCCTGACCAATCGTGTGCGGTTTACCGGTTTTGTTCCTGATGAAGTGCTGGTCGACTTGCTGAACATCGCCGCAGTGACCGTGATGCCGTCGCTGAATGAAGGCTTTGGCCTGCCGGCGGTCGAAGCCGCGGCCTGCGGATGCCCGGTTATTGCGACACTGGCGAGTCCCTTGCCCGCGATCCTTGGCGCCGGCGCATTGTATATCGATCCTCGACAGGATGGCGCGCTTCGTGAGGCTTTGGCTCGAATGCTCAGTTCGCCCGAGTTGAGAGGCAAAACGGGTGAAGCGGGGCGGGCGGCCGCCACAAAACTCAGTTGGAAAACCGAAGCAAGCAAGCTGATCAACGCCATCGAAGCGCTCGCGAATCAGTGA
- a CDS encoding glycosyltransferase family 4 protein, which produces MRQSPLRFLHITTFYPPYSFGGDAIYVSRLANALARDGHLVDVIHCIDSYEMLSGNREVKPEPSVHPNLNVFGLRSGFGALSPLLTQQTGAPFLKRAQIDKIVQGKSYDVVQFHNISLIGPEILNLAPNADMIKLYMALEYWLVCPTHMLWKFNERLCESPECITCVLKARRPPQIWRYFGTLQRAAAQVDQFIAPSECAARLHAERGFSAPFEYLPLFTEIDEGQDPRQLSRPHVEPYFLFAGRLEKLKGIDTLISAWERNQGADLLIAGDGTEATSLRARAAGNPRIVFLGSVPQARMKALYAHALACIVPSLFWEPFGLVAIEALANRTPVIAHRIGGPAEIVEQSGGGLLYDSGQELVDALEKIASDSSLRENLAERGYAACRELWSREAHLKMYYELIERTAARKFSALGAAQSI; this is translated from the coding sequence GTGAGACAGTCACCCCTCCGCTTTCTGCATATTACTACATTCTATCCTCCTTACAGCTTCGGAGGCGACGCGATATACGTATCGCGGCTGGCGAATGCACTCGCCCGGGATGGACATCTCGTGGATGTAATCCACTGTATCGATTCATACGAGATGCTGTCCGGCAATCGCGAGGTGAAGCCCGAGCCGTCAGTGCATCCCAATTTGAATGTTTTTGGGCTGCGGAGCGGATTTGGTGCACTGTCGCCGTTGTTGACGCAACAGACTGGCGCACCGTTTTTGAAGCGAGCGCAGATCGACAAGATCGTCCAGGGCAAAAGCTACGACGTAGTCCAGTTCCACAATATTTCCTTGATCGGTCCGGAGATTCTGAATCTCGCGCCGAACGCGGACATGATAAAACTCTACATGGCGCTCGAGTACTGGCTGGTATGTCCGACGCATATGCTCTGGAAGTTCAACGAGCGCCTGTGCGAATCGCCGGAATGTATCACTTGCGTGTTGAAGGCGCGCCGTCCACCGCAGATCTGGCGCTACTTCGGGACGCTGCAGCGGGCTGCGGCCCAGGTCGATCAATTCATCGCGCCGAGCGAGTGTGCGGCGCGGCTGCACGCGGAGCGTGGTTTCTCCGCACCGTTTGAGTATCTGCCACTGTTTACTGAAATCGATGAGGGGCAGGATCCGCGTCAGCTTTCGCGCCCGCATGTGGAACCATACTTCCTGTTTGCAGGGCGGCTCGAGAAGTTGAAAGGAATCGATACGCTGATTTCGGCATGGGAGCGTAATCAGGGCGCGGACCTTTTGATCGCAGGCGACGGAACCGAAGCAACAAGCTTGCGCGCGAGAGCCGCGGGGAATCCGCGAATAGTATTTCTCGGCAGCGTGCCGCAGGCGCGAATGAAAGCGCTCTATGCGCATGCGCTGGCTTGTATAGTGCCGTCGCTTTTCTGGGAACCCTTTGGTCTGGTTGCGATTGAAGCCCTGGCTAATCGAACGCCGGTTATTGCGCATCGGATCGGTGGGCCAGCCGAAATCGTCGAGCAGAGCGGCGGGGGACTGTTGTATGACAGCGGGCAGGAGCTCGTCGATGCGCTGGAAAAAATCGCCAGTGATTCGAGTCTGCGCGAGAACCTTGCGGAGCGCGGCTATGCCGCCTGCCGGGAGCTATGGTCGCGGGAAGCGCATCTGAAAATGTACTATGAGCTGATCGAACGGACTGCGGCGCGAAAATTTTCTGCCCTTGGCGCGGCACAATCAATATAG
- a CDS encoding glycosyltransferase family 87 protein, with protein sequence MIVIQAIVICHRRALHPGDLDVAREFGRRFIARDDLYRNGLQYPYMPMAAMFFAPLAMVPASVAFVVRYAIAIASLVTTLILIRRMAAPEFAEHGFAASALTIVFAGHYIIRDLDDAGLHLLILALIVFGIYAAWRNRTVVSGFAFALALAIKVTPGLFIPFMMWKRKWKLACICIAATIFWAALPMLWLGPSLWMHFQLQWTRVALGQVFGGVAAVAAGTEQEYQNQSLRAAVIFYLTGGSIRYAASALQEANRYRYAEPIATLISLALLLYCGWRGRAPYRGLDDRQWLIDSSAVLVLILLLSPVTWTQHMVFLIPAIYLIVAEALGRISERTSIAVAMSIYVIFSLILTREILGRARYMILLEYHSQTLCMLIVLALIVLGCPTAREAAFNPRRAREMAAHSGGRLESELP encoded by the coding sequence GTGATCGTAATTCAAGCGATCGTGATCTGCCATCGCCGCGCGCTTCATCCTGGCGATCTTGATGTCGCGCGCGAGTTTGGCCGCCGGTTCATCGCGCGCGACGATCTATATCGTAATGGGCTGCAGTACCCATACATGCCCATGGCGGCGATGTTCTTTGCGCCGCTGGCGATGGTCCCCGCGTCGGTTGCGTTCGTGGTTCGATACGCGATCGCGATCGCAAGTCTCGTCACCACCTTGATTCTGATTCGTAGAATGGCGGCGCCTGAATTCGCCGAACATGGATTCGCCGCGAGCGCTCTCACGATTGTATTTGCCGGCCACTACATAATCCGAGATCTCGACGATGCGGGATTGCATCTTCTGATACTCGCGCTGATTGTATTCGGGATATACGCGGCGTGGCGCAATCGCACGGTGGTGAGTGGATTCGCCTTCGCGCTCGCGCTCGCGATCAAGGTGACCCCGGGATTGTTCATTCCGTTCATGATGTGGAAGCGCAAGTGGAAGCTGGCGTGCATTTGTATCGCCGCCACGATCTTCTGGGCCGCGCTGCCGATGCTGTGGCTGGGCCCGTCCTTGTGGATGCATTTTCAGCTGCAATGGACGCGAGTTGCGCTGGGGCAGGTGTTTGGAGGCGTCGCGGCGGTCGCGGCCGGCACCGAGCAGGAATACCAGAATCAATCGCTGCGCGCGGCGGTGATCTTTTATCTCACCGGTGGATCGATTCGCTATGCGGCGTCGGCGTTGCAGGAGGCAAATAGATATCGATACGCAGAACCGATTGCGACGCTGATATCACTTGCGTTGTTACTATATTGCGGCTGGCGCGGGCGAGCCCCATATCGCGGCCTGGACGATCGCCAGTGGCTAATCGACAGTAGTGCCGTGCTGGTCTTGATCCTGCTGCTGTCCCCCGTGACGTGGACTCAGCACATGGTATTTCTGATTCCGGCGATTTATCTCATCGTCGCGGAAGCCTTGGGACGCATCAGCGAGCGGACCTCGATCGCCGTTGCGATGTCGATATATGTGATTTTCTCGCTGATACTGACGCGCGAGATCCTCGGGCGCGCGCGGTACATGATCCTGCTCGAATATCATTCGCAGACGCTGTGCATGCTGATCGTTCTTGCGCTGATCGTTCTCGGCTGTCCTACCGCTCGCGAGGCCGCGTTCAACCCGCGGCGGGCGCGGGAAATGGCGGCGCATTCAGGCGGAAGATTAGAATCGGAACTTCCATGA
- a CDS encoding globin-coupled sensor protein: protein MKSTNDVSRSKPIGGNHGAKFEKVQFNGHELAQRFGIDEASVARRREFIRLGSEERDLLTRMIPWARKNAPLIAKEFYDWQFNFGPTLAFFQKHSQRRGVTPDALRRVLEQSQSGYIISAFEGAKANWDVGYLTQRLHVGFVHDRIDLPFKWYIGAYAEMERLIRIYLRKTLKLDEALAVEDAIFKVFNLDMQTVGDSFMLTTLEAMGLNIEAAEAAPGTDRTEAIDQLKHTMEVLLEQASALAELRLSDQILDADLPCAGWMANAFSGFRNKLQEFVDNTSRLTEQLKTATEQMTISIREIAESSTKAAGVVSTAVKITETANKQISRLGESSVEISKVIKVITSIAKQTNLLALNATIEAARAGEAGKGFSVVANEVKELAKETANATEEIGHRIETTNEDVKNAIGAIEQLTAVINQVSELSNSIASAVEEQTAATNEMTRNLTEVASSAARVMNSSGAHASSM, encoded by the coding sequence GTGAAGTCTACCAATGATGTGTCACGGAGCAAGCCGATCGGCGGCAATCACGGCGCGAAGTTCGAAAAAGTTCAATTCAACGGTCACGAATTGGCGCAGCGCTTCGGCATCGACGAAGCCAGCGTCGCGCGCCGGCGTGAGTTCATCCGATTGGGATCTGAAGAACGTGACCTGCTGACTCGCATGATTCCCTGGGCGCGCAAGAACGCGCCGCTGATCGCCAAAGAGTTCTACGATTGGCAATTCAATTTTGGACCCACGCTTGCGTTTTTCCAGAAACACTCTCAAAGACGCGGCGTCACGCCCGATGCCTTGCGCCGTGTCCTCGAACAATCGCAGAGCGGATACATCATCAGCGCATTCGAGGGCGCCAAGGCGAACTGGGATGTCGGATATTTGACGCAGCGTCTGCACGTCGGCTTCGTTCACGACCGAATTGACCTGCCGTTCAAGTGGTATATCGGTGCCTACGCCGAAATGGAGCGGCTCATTCGTATCTACCTGCGCAAGACATTGAAGCTGGATGAAGCCCTTGCCGTTGAAGACGCGATCTTCAAGGTCTTCAACCTCGACATGCAGACGGTAGGCGATTCATTCATGCTCACCACGCTCGAAGCGATGGGACTCAATATCGAAGCGGCCGAGGCGGCGCCCGGCACCGATCGCACCGAAGCTATCGACCAGCTCAAACATACGATGGAGGTGCTGCTCGAGCAGGCAAGCGCGCTCGCCGAGTTGCGGCTTTCCGATCAGATCCTCGACGCGGATCTGCCCTGCGCCGGATGGATGGCGAACGCATTCTCAGGATTCCGCAACAAACTGCAGGAATTCGTCGACAACACTTCGCGTCTGACCGAACAACTGAAAACGGCGACCGAGCAGATGACGATCAGTATCCGTGAGATCGCCGAGAGCTCCACCAAGGCCGCCGGCGTCGTAAGCACGGCGGTCAAGATCACCGAAACCGCCAACAAGCAGATTTCCCGGCTCGGCGAATCGAGCGTCGAAATCAGCAAGGTCATCAAGGTCATCACCTCGATCGCCAAGCAGACCAACCTGCTCGCGCTCAACGCCACGATCGAAGCGGCGCGTGCCGGAGAAGCGGGCAAGGGCTTCTCAGTCGTCGCCAACGAGGTCAAGGAGCTGGCCAAGGAAACCGCCAACGCGACCGAAGAAATCGGCCATCGAATCGAAACCACCAACGAGGACGTCAAGAACGCGATCGGCGCGATCGAGCAGCTCACGGCGGTAATCAACCAGGTAAGCGAGTTGTCCAACTCGATTGCGAGCGCAGTCGAGGAGCAGACCGCTGCTACCAACGAGATGACGCGCAATCTCACCGAGGTCGCCTCGTCGGCGGCGCGCGTGATGAACTCCTCCGGAGCGCACGCCTCATCGATGTGA
- a CDS encoding LLM class flavin-dependent oxidoreductase, producing MKLSVVDQSPVPAGFTPADALHNTIDLARLADRLGFERYWIAEHHATSAFASPAPEIILPLVGAATSTIRIGTGGILLPHYSPMKVAEVFRVLHALYPGRIDLGLGRAPGGSPLDSFALRRDRKQSTSIDDFPQQLMELLAFLSRSFREDHPFSRIELSPAMPGGPEVWLLGSSPWSAAAAAQVGLPYAFAHFIDPTHTRMAIEYYQKNFTRSEAMPAPRTILSVGAICAETEEEADHLAMSGRLLVRRFRQGGARGPVPTPEQASAELGSDRSDPWFGQHSEFPRSFVGEPEQVSTRIIDMASQLNVDEVMIVTVVHDHQARRRSHELLAKAFNLTPRAAAS from the coding sequence GTGAAGCTGTCGGTAGTTGATCAATCTCCCGTGCCCGCCGGATTTACGCCGGCTGACGCGCTGCACAATACGATCGATCTGGCGCGACTTGCAGATCGCCTCGGGTTCGAGCGCTACTGGATCGCCGAGCATCACGCGACCAGCGCCTTTGCGAGTCCCGCGCCGGAGATCATCCTGCCTCTCGTTGGCGCTGCGACCTCGACAATTCGTATCGGCACCGGTGGCATCCTGCTGCCGCACTACAGCCCGATGAAAGTGGCTGAAGTGTTTCGCGTGCTGCACGCGCTCTATCCGGGCCGAATCGACCTCGGTCTGGGGCGCGCGCCCGGTGGCAGTCCGCTTGATTCGTTTGCGCTCCGACGTGACCGCAAGCAGTCCACCTCGATCGATGATTTTCCCCAGCAGCTCATGGAGCTGCTGGCTTTTCTGAGCCGCAGTTTTCGCGAGGACCATCCATTCAGCCGAATCGAGCTTTCGCCTGCCATGCCAGGTGGTCCCGAGGTCTGGCTCCTGGGCTCGTCGCCATGGAGCGCGGCGGCGGCGGCGCAAGTCGGTCTCCCGTACGCTTTTGCGCATTTCATCGATCCGACGCATACGCGGATGGCGATTGAGTACTACCAGAAGAATTTCACTCGCTCCGAGGCGATGCCCGCGCCGCGCACGATTCTCTCGGTCGGCGCGATTTGTGCCGAAACTGAAGAGGAAGCCGATCACCTCGCGATGAGCGGGCGGTTGCTCGTTCGCCGCTTCCGCCAAGGCGGCGCGCGTGGTCCCGTGCCGACGCCCGAGCAGGCAAGCGCCGAGCTGGGGTCCGATCGTTCCGACCCGTGGTTTGGTCAGCACAGCGAGTTTCCGCGCAGCTTCGTCGGCGAACCCGAGCAAGTCTCGACGCGAATTATCGATATGGCGAGCCAGCTCAACGTTGATGAAGTCATGATCGTTACCGTCGTCCACGACCATCAGGCGCGCCGCCGCTCTCACGAGTTGCTTGCCAAAGCCTTCAACCTGACTCCGCGCGCCGCAGCCTCCTGA
- a CDS encoding ABC transporter permease: MATSIENPPTPSASLSRSDGDLVVHLAGDWRLRHSSLRTENLLDGIARPPKPQRIVFDITGLGFWDSSLLTFLEHLGEVARKAGIEQDRSGLPAGVQRLLNLAEAVPEKEGARSSEAARVGILARIGTATVDIASAAGEFLDFFGRVTIAFLQLLRGKARFRTSDLMLAIQECGASALGIVSLISYLVGVILAFMGAVQLQQFGAQIYVADLVAIGVTRDMGAMMTAIIMAGRTGAAFAAALGTMKVTQEIDALTTMGISPLEFLVMPRVIALVVMMPILCLYSDFVAILGGTTIGVGMLGIGFGAFIREAARAVTMTDVVGGLVKGTVYGALIAISGCLRGFQCGNSSSAVGDAATQAVVMSIVLIVISCGTFAVIFNILGI; this comes from the coding sequence ATGGCAACTTCGATCGAAAATCCCCCGACCCCTTCGGCGTCGCTGAGCCGCTCAGATGGCGACCTCGTGGTTCATCTCGCCGGCGATTGGCGCCTTCGCCACAGCTCGCTCAGGACCGAGAACCTCCTCGACGGCATTGCGAGGCCGCCGAAGCCACAGCGCATCGTCTTCGATATCACCGGTCTCGGCTTCTGGGATTCGAGCCTGCTGACGTTTCTGGAACATCTCGGCGAAGTCGCGCGCAAGGCCGGAATCGAGCAGGATCGCAGCGGCCTGCCCGCCGGTGTTCAGCGCTTGCTCAACCTCGCTGAGGCCGTGCCCGAGAAGGAAGGCGCGCGCAGCAGCGAGGCCGCGCGCGTCGGTATTCTCGCGCGCATCGGCACGGCCACAGTCGACATCGCGTCCGCCGCGGGTGAATTTCTCGACTTTTTCGGCCGCGTGACGATTGCCTTCCTGCAATTGCTTCGCGGAAAGGCGCGCTTCCGCACTTCCGATCTGATGCTGGCGATTCAGGAATGCGGCGCGAGTGCGCTCGGGATCGTGAGCCTCATCAGCTACCTGGTCGGCGTCATCCTCGCGTTCATGGGCGCCGTGCAGTTGCAGCAATTCGGCGCGCAGATCTACGTCGCCGATCTGGTCGCGATCGGCGTGACGCGTGACATGGGCGCGATGATGACGGCGATCATCATGGCCGGCCGCACTGGGGCCGCATTTGCCGCCGCGCTCGGCACGATGAAAGTCACGCAGGAGATCGATGCGCTCACGACGATGGGAATCTCGCCGCTCGAGTTCCTGGTGATGCCGCGCGTGATCGCGCTCGTCGTGATGATGCCGATCCTCTGCCTCTACTCAGACTTCGTTGCGATCCTGGGCGGCACAACCATCGGTGTCGGGATGCTCGGAATTGGCTTCGGCGCGTTCATCCGCGAAGCCGCCCGCGCCGTGACGATGACTGACGTGGTCGGTGGCCTCGTTAAAGGCACCGTCTACGGCGCACTGATCGCGATCTCGGGATGCCTGCGCGGTTTCCAATGCGGCAACAGCTCATCGGCGGTCGGCGACGCGGCGACGCAGGCCGTGGTCA